The genome window ATTTTTGGATGAATATTAGGAAACTTCTCAAGCCTCAAGCAGTCCATAAGAAGAAACTCCTCAAGAGATTTTAACCTGAGGTTGTTtggaagaatttgaagtttACCACAACCTTGGAGTTTCCATATCCGAAGCTTATCAAGAATTCCAACAGTGTCATGAACCTTAACTAAATTTTGACAGTAGGAAAGATCCAATTTTTCTAAGCTTGGGGCACACAACTCAGGTAATTCTGTAATGGACTCACACCTCTTCAAATTGatatatgttaaatattttaGCTGGATTCCctgtagaagaaaaaaaatatttatttttaaccagcattcaaataaagaaattacaattattttttgaaggtaaagaaattacaatttataAATACTAATACTCATACCAATTTGAATGTTGTCTCCAATCTAATAAGACTACGTGGCATCTCAAGTGCAACAAGTTGTTGAGGATAATATTTGGATGGCAAGGAAAATGGAAATTCAGGCCATTGAAGCAAAATTAACCCGTTAGGAAGATATTTGAGTTCTTCACAAATGCGTACATTACGAACCATAAGAAATTTGAGATATTTCATCTTTTCAAAAGCTTTAGCTTCTATTGGTATCGTTATCAGTTGAGGTGAGCAGCACATAATGCCTCGAATTTTACTTGATCCCTAGTTGGACAAAGCATTAGTTACACCTATTAGTAGAActatacaaatttttaaaaattaaacaaacacatacaaattaaattaaattttcttccacattaaaaagaaaaaaaaaatcaatggaaaaAAAGAGATACAAAAGAGCTTATACCATATTTGTAGTAAGTATTTCATAAGCatcctcaaaacaccatatcCTACTACGTTTTCCAAGCTCTTCTGATTCTTGTTGAACAATTTCTCTCCCCATTTGTTGAAGCAAGTCATGCATCCACAAATTGCCAGATTGACCAACAGTTATGAGACACTTATCGATAAGTTTTCCAATTCCATAACCTGGATATAATTTACAAGCGTCTAATATATTCGCTACGTAACTCCTATCGAATCCCttaaagaaacatgcaatatccaaaaaaatatccTTTTCGATCTTTCCAAGTCCATCATAACTTATTTTGagcttttcttgaattttttcgTGAGGGATGTTTTTATACTTTTCTAATGCACTTTTCCATTCACATATACTTTTTCCACACAAATCAGAACCTATTATTTTAAGAGCTAATGGGAGGCCATTGGCATAATGTATGATTTGCTCTGCAACTTCTGAATAATCTTTCTTAGGTTCAATTTTTTGGAAGGCATGTAGATTGAAGAGTTCATGAGATTCAAATTGATTTAATTCCTTAAGCTCATAAATTTGATGATCTTTTCCAAGAGTGTTTAGCACCTGTTTGTCTCTTGTTGTTATAATGACTCTACTTCCTAAAGCAAACCAATTACATTCTCCAAGCAAATTTACCATCACTTCTAACTCATCCACATTGTCAAGAATTAAAAGAAGTCTTGTACGACAAAGTCTTTCctttatcataataattcctTTGGATACGCTGTCTACCTTTACATATGCGCCCCATGAGATCTTAGAAAGAAGCATCTCTTGTAGTTTGATTATGTCATCATTTGTTCCCGACTTTTCTTTGACGTCCTCTAGAAAGCAACTCAATTCAAAACAATTAGCGATTCTATTATAAATAGCCTTTGCAATTGTAGTCTTACCTACTCCTCCAAGACCATGAATCCCTACCATGCGAACATCATTTGACTTCATATCTAAAAGCAATTCTATAGCATCCACACGAGAATCTATTCCAACTGGATGTTTAGTAACAAATAACTGAGTGCGATTCAATTTAGTACCTAATATCTCTTTAATAATTCTCTGGATAAATTGAGTTTCAGATTCAATATAGCTGTCAAACACAAAGCATAAGAAACATATAATAAGTTAgactatttgaaaatatatattgatgggTCGTTCAGGTACGAAGAGTTCAAAAGTTCAAAAGCTATTGTGGGTTGGAATAGTAAGTTCATCTAATCAGTAGTGCCTAGGGGCAAGGGTCTTTTGCTGGATTTGTAACTTCTCTTCATATAAGGAATTGTCTTATTTGGGTTGGGTTGCCCTtgtaatcttttttcttttcttttctttttttcattggaGATGTTctctatctattttttttcacatcctCACCATAACATTGTGttatttgtttattactttacttttattgcaTGCTTTATTGATTTgtgactttttttatatatataagttagaAACTCTACTatagtctaatctaagtatattTGTGTGTGAAACTCATTCTTGGAGACTTAAACATCGACCCTTACCGCcctacaaacacttatacttgtagagtgaccaccgcaccaaaaGTGGTTGATTTGTGACTTGACAGTTTCATtgattaaatcattaaaattgGATTGGTACAATTGGGAATTAATTCACAAatgagtagttttttttttttttttggtgagctACAATAGATTCTCAATTAAAAGAGttaaataatctttttaatGAGTATGCAATGAAGTTTCTTTGAATGTCATtattgagaatatatatataaatataaatataaataaataaatatatatatatatctatatatatatatatatatttagctaCAATTGAATAgattatcaaataaaagaattaatttatGGTTTTACTGAGCATACAATGAAGTTGACTATTCTTAACTTAGCATTACAGCTTCAAGagatcaatgatttttttagaatcgatgatttttcttttcttttttttctttttttttttgttgagagaaaaATTACTTACAAGACTTTACATATCATgaaaaacaattattataaGAAGTTTATCATTATGGGCATTATGTAGTTTAAGACTcaaacttttaatttatttaaaaaaatcaataattgtACAAATAGATGGTAGGGATTGGAAATTCAATAGCTTATCAACTTGTTTTTAGAGTAGTTTGTAATCATACTTAATTATCCAAGATTTATTGTAACTACAAAATGAGGACTTTCTGTCATAAATATTATATTGAAGATTAAGCTcacaacaaaatgaaaaaaaaaaaaaaaaaaattatttctaacatTCTTTGATCATGTATATTgctattaaattttaaacaaaattaattatagatTATTTTTTAGAGTACAAAGAAGATCAAATGCCATTTTGTCATTTTGATAGATCATATAATTGAgttgaaatatattaaaaacagtttttttttttttttttttttttgttcttctatgTTTTTGACtgaagtttatattttattaatactgaATAAATaccagtatttttttttacatattagCGTAGTTTTGAGCTTTTGTATATTtcttatgtgaattttttttattcatgatTGGGGTTTGCCAAAGATGAAATCCTAATTCCCTCGTAACCTTTTTCTAATCTATGATTGAGCCTACTGAAGACGATTTAAAGTTTGTAACTCATAAAAGCACAAGAATTAATAGTCATAATTGGTAAAATTATATGGcgttaattttaattttttttaatttctaccATCGACTTTTATAACTTAACTACCTCAGTAGTAGAAGAttctatgaaaaatatatatatgtattttttaggTTGTGATTCCTATAACAAAACTATTAAACTACTTATAGAAGAGCAGTGAATAGTTACATACCCCTCCTTGTAATACAACCCAGACAATTCAGTCACTTTAGTCAAAGCTGTCCTCCACCTTTGAACCTTCTCCAAGCTATCctttaaattttcttcatgttGAGTTAACGCTACTCCAAACTTTCCCTTTTGTTTACGTATTTCTGATGGATCTACTTTGTAAAATATAGGTAGAACTAATTGTCTATTATTTCTACACTCAAGAATCTTTACTAGCTCATCTAAGCACCAACTAGAAGATGCATAATTTTCAGAGAACACAACAATCAAAATCATTGACAATTCAATAGCCTTAAGAAGTTTTGTTGAAATCTCTTCTCCTCTCTGAAGGCCATTATCGATAAAGGTGTTAAAACCCTTATCACATAAAGCTTGATATAAATGACTTGTAAAATTATAGCGGGTATCTTCACCTCTGAAACATAAGAAAACATCATAGATAAATTGGggagtgaaagaagaagaggctCTGTTGTTGATTTGGAGAGCCATAGGAATCTATGATCAAAAAGTTGAGAAAATATggagagaagaaagatatgatGAGATGTGAAACAAAATGAATTTATTGACAAAACAATATGTGATCCATAGGTTATATACGAGTTGTGACGGTCCCACACGTTTTCAGTTTTCCACTGAAAAGTGTGaatacattttcaattttccattgaaaaGTGTGAATACATTGAAAAATTTGTcaatatttcatacttttcttcttcttcttttcatgaaGTTTCATACTTTTCTCACTAGTCACTACCAATTTTGACTAAAGGTTGTGTTGTAGAAACTTTCTTAGTTTGATgtgctatgtccacaatatctttacaacatttttacaaaaaatcataCATTGGttattgttattggttctaatttgaacttagtgttggaatttttttttttttttttttttttaccaataacaacccataacaacttgccacttaaaatttattgtaaaaatattgtagacatagcatttctctttcttAACACAATCATTCATACCATTCCACCTGTTattagtttttcaagaagacTTTTCTTTCAAAGAAATTGTATTTATGCAATCCTTCTATGCTTGTTTActactctctcttcttctctttctttcccttACTTTTTCCTCACTTCTATCCCTTTCTTTCATCTCCATTTCAAACCAAACGAAATATCAGTTTCCAGATTTGGCTAcaattctcaataaaaaaattaacacaactacatattttgaaaatctaactagcAGATTACATgtactttatattcttaacacacatgtcaaatttcttgccaattggattttattactattcaattcataaacttattttttatgcataattagACTAcggaaacataaaatataaacatttaattgatgatatagctattgatatttgattttttgaaaattttgcaagtattgagaatataaaaataaaatgtaatccaatggttaatttgttaaaattcacctcAAATTAATAGATATTGAGTGGTATTGTAGTCATTggttacaaccaagtttgtaaccaaactttttccaataaaatagagaaacaaaacaagtgttttgaggatattaataaaaatatgtataaaaaaaacacGTTTAACtaccattttagtccttaatgCTTGTACTATATGTCAATGTGGTCTTTAACACCTTAAATGTGACAATttagtttctaaaattttggtaTTATGTCAAAATAATGCTTGTCAATAAGCAgtacatgaaaaaaaatggcATAACTAACATTAGtatcaaaatagtatttttaggTCTTGGTACTACGATTCGAGATAGCAAATGAATTGTTCTTGCTTCTTGTTTAGAGAAagtctctctccctccctctttAGACAATTTTGAATTCATTggttacaaccaagtttgtaaccaaactttttccaataaaaaaagaaaagaaaagaaataaaacaagtgttttaaggatattaataaaaatatgtataaaaaaacaCGTTTAATtaccattttagtccttaatgCTTGTACTATATGTCAACGTGGTCTTTAACACCTTAGATGTGACAATttagtttctaaaattttggtaTTATGTCAAAATAATGCTTGTCAATAAGTggtacatgaaaaaaaattggcatGACTACATTAGtatcaaaatagtatttttaggTCTTGGTATTGTGATTCGGGATAGCAAATGAATTGTTCTTGCTTCTTGTTCAGAGAAagtctctctccctccctcttcAGACAATTTTGAAGCTTTGGCAGCAGCTGAGGCACTTCTTTTTGCACAAGAACTCGGCCTCTCTTCTCTTATCCTTAAGGGAGATTCAGAGTTTGTTATCAAGGTTTTGAGGAGTGAGGACGAATCTCTTGCTTCCTTTGGTCACCTTTTGGAATCAGTGAAACCCATTATAGATGCCTTTAGTagtatttctttctctcatactcATAAACTTGGCAATTCTATAGCTCACAACCTGGCTAAGCATGCAAGACATGCTAGAGGTTTATTGGTGTGGTCGAAGGGTGCTCCTTCCCATCTTCATGATGTTCTTTTGGCAGACAatggatagttttttttttctttctttcaataaaagttccttgttttctttctaaaaaaaataaataaaaaaatttatcctgTAGGTTATTGTGACCttaattataaaatcaaaagtttaaaaatatattatttggaaGCCCCTAAGTAAATGAGATGCCATTTTAttagctgaaattgaaattttcttttcttttcttttcctttgctttttGGGGAACTAAACGAGGTTTAAGTCTTGACCTTTTAGTTCATGAACGGCATTTGAAAAACATACTATTTACCAATCTCACTCCACTTCATGTACATAGAGAAATATGAAATATTACTAATTTACTATATTAGAGAGATTCGGTTTTATTTTGCGCTATATTTCAAGATCGGTGTTGTAGATATACAATTGTAGATGCTGCACACTATGAGGTGTATGTGGTAAAAGACTATCAATTCTATGATAGATGGCTTCTTGAGCACAAAATGTATATTTTCCTCGACTATTCGAGGCTATGCTATCATCCACATGCACACCTATTGAGGTAAATGCAAACATGTTGTTGTAAAACCATATATATTGCATGAAATGTCTACCTCGCAATTTTTAAAGGTTGCTTTTCTAATTGTATAATATAAGGCGCGTTAGCGCTTTAGAAAGATAGTTAGTACTTTATGACCCCTCCAccttctttataattttttgcacaATTATATAACCCTTGCATATAATTTATTACATGTGCAGTACCATCACATGTGTTGTCAACTATGAGATGTATGTGGTAAAAGACTATCAATTCTATGATAGATGGCACCTTGAGCACAAAATGTATATTTTCATCAACTATTTAAGGCTATGCTATCATCCACGTGCACACCCATTGAGGTAAATGCAAACATGTTGTAAAACCGTATACATTGCCTGAAATGTCTCCCTCGCAATGTTTGCTCACAAATGAGCTCCTTTAATTTAGGAAAAATTGGTATGTTGGGTAAAGATATTTTTCCATTATTTCAGCATATTGAGGATGTCTCTCGACAAACAAGCATTATAAATGCGACATGTATTTGGTTGTGGTACGACATGTATTTGGTTGTGGTAGTTGGTACCTTATGACCTCTCTAccttctttataattttttgcacaATTATTTCTCCCTTGCATATAATTTATTACATGTGCAATATCATCACATGTGTTGTCAACacctaattttaattttaaggaaaaaattagtgattttattttattcaatattaaaatttgtacCAAATATGATGTAGTGAAATATTAATAATGTTTTGAATATGCAGTGTGCAaactaattacaaaatttataaggacaaacttgaaatttgaataaaaaatggtgACATTGAGGAAAAAACCTTGTTCTCTGTAGGCATCCCCTTGGTTTTGCTCAACTACATTTTCAACCCCTTCAATTCTTTATGTAATTGCAAtgtaattatataaaatgctcAATTagtgtaattatatatattgaaagttcaaatagtgtataaaacacccttgaacgtttagagcctcaattacaaaataaccaattcaagctttattacaaacaacaagtgtgcagaaaatgaacacaagctataaacagaattgataaacaatctaagccaattaaaatcacatccatagcagaaaataaaaggcaaagataaagggaagagagatgtaacaccccgacccaatttttataattaaaatatgtgtttaagtggttaagtattattaatattttaagccacttacttacaaaaattaatataagagtatttaataaacatattattttataatgtcattgaataagaattttaaagATTATAAACAGTTGAAATgactatttgtattataaatatatacttagcatgtacaaaactatattagGTGGTTAAGttataagatatatatatatatatatatatatatatgtatatgcaaagtgtattatttttgtagaaaagtaagtatgaatgcaagaaattattttggtagaaaagtgagtgtgaatgcaagaaagtTGAAAAGATGAGTTATCCTCCCTTTCCTTAGCAATATAcgtgtggggccagagaattcgtGGCCCAGGCCCAttctacattagggcccaaggcctaagccgaggagagttattgccgaggacgcataatgaaagcccAAGAAGGGCACGAGGacatggccgaggacgatcttatgctcagcacctcacaaaacgcctgaagaaaaggacaaactcagtacaggggcaggacaagggagaaagctgccaacatcgtAATACAGAATCCTGCATCTGACAAGCCCATGCTCCAAACCATGCCATTTAACTTTCCCAAcgacccccaaccactctaggtatggattgacaggacaggtctgcaccccagaaagtaaaacttacacgtggacactaaaaGGGAAATTGAACACTAGTATAAATGGGAAGAAAGCGAAGGAGAAATGGAGCCCCCCAGGAGGAAGGAAAATCCCGcaaaaagggagaaaaggaaGGATACAATGCTCCTCGAACGCTGTCCGAGGACTTAAATCCTACAACCCGCATTAATGGAAGGTttagctagtcaagccaagtcCATCCATATATAAGCTTCCATAGAAACCCCGTTTAAACCGCTGACCTGTGACTAAGGtcctgcctttcaagcccactctctacaaatcatattgttagggccctttacatacAAGCCCAATGTCATCCTTGGGCCGCTaaataatcgtgtccctacaattggcgccgtctgtgggaaggcttgcgcgttggcacAGGTGGCGCTGGAGTTAAGCCTCCGTCAAGCAAAGGTCTGCGAAGGTTTCTCCATTGCCAGCGACATGCtgttgttgctccgacataaatttccgctaggggctacaCCTCGCAGTGCCAATGGCACGGACAGCTCTAGAGGTTTCCAACATCAAGCTAACTCTCCCTACCTTGGTCGAGGGGCCAATCttagaaaagtaaataaataagcaaataaatcaatataacaaaacaagttttggacagaaccaaggccttgtatggtcctcggactcaagcctctggggaaaccaattacttagaagaaacaatacaagttttggacagaactaaggccttgtatggtcctcggactcaagcctctggggaaaccaactacttagaagaaacaatacaagttttggacagaaccaaggccttgtatggtcctcggactcaaaattctgaaaaaaccaactacttagaagaaaagtacaagttttggacacaacCTGGACACTATGTGGCCCTTAGACTCTACCTCGGAGAGGAATTACCCATTAATAGTTGGGTCAGTCCCTAGACTGAATGGAatccccagtctaccctcggatcctcaatACCAGAGGAACTGATGCTATTGTGATAGGGCCAGGTGTTAtcaaaaacacaaccaaagtccctcaCTACTCGGCAACCTTCTCAGATGGTTTATTTTGGGTTTATCATTCTCGGACGGTTGCCTCACATGCACTACGGAGCACTCAGCTGTCATCTCGGTTAGTCTCATAAGTTTAATCTACTGTGAGTTAGCATTATTGTATTTGATAATATCgataagttcaaattagtaGCTTTCTATTTCAAGGTTTCCTGCTCTAAGTGtcattaaaggaaaatacacaTGTAGTATCacattcacaaagtaattgctacagaaaagaaaagtatttagaaggAAACAGAtccatcttttattaagacaaagaaatagtacaacgtacaatgaaagagcttGAATAAGCTCATACTGAAAACTAACTACTTAAGCAACTacataagcaaaaagaaaaatacaaggaaatgaGGAAAAAACAGAGGAAGAGGCGCAGAGAAGAGAGATGTAGCAGTTCCAGCACGTTGTCTATGGAAACCATTCCttaatacttttacatgcccataactcggCAACATGGGGCTGACACCTTTGAAGAAAAGGTgtagggagccggaagttgatgagcctccatGTTAGCCACGCCTGCGATaaagcagacggcgctgatggcggaaaaccttACTTCTGACGCACCAGGAATCTGATGCGACtagtacctgcttcggattttgactgaaagaggcaGAAATACCATTTCCCCCCTTGTCAAAACGGAAGATTATCTTGAATCTGTGTCTCCCCTGTCCAGACCGCACCACTTTGAGTTTCGGAAGGACCCGGTACCTCTGTGGCGGGTGTGGTTCCTTCACCCCCGCCCGTACCTCGAACATATTGCACTAAGGGTGGATAGCACTGGATATGGAGACTGTGATTATAGCTGAAGGATTATGATTTTGAAGGGAGCCGAAGGGTTTATATGTAAGGGGAATAACCTCCTATCCTACTTATATAAAGggtaaggtggtggcatttaatttatgcagatttccaaggaatgctacggacAAGACGgttttggctcaatttccaacacCATCCGCAACCAtaggatttgaagatcctcgtgaaggcgcgcctcaAGCACTGGAACGTCAAAGGACACCGCGTG of Quercus lobata isolate SW786 chromosome 8, ValleyOak3.0 Primary Assembly, whole genome shotgun sequence contains these proteins:
- the LOC115956192 gene encoding TMV resistance protein N-like; protein product: MALQINNRASSSFTPQFIYDVFLCFRGEDTRYNFTSHLYQALCDKGFNTFIDNGLQRGEEISTKLLKAIELSMILIVVFSENYASSSWCLDELVKILECRNNRQLVLPIFYKVDPSEIRKQKGKFGVALTQHEENLKDSLEKVQRWRTALTKVTELSGLYYKEGYIESETQFIQRIIKEILGTKLNRTQLFVTKHPVGIDSRVDAIELLLDMKSNDVRMVGIHGLGGVGKTTIAKAIYNRIANCFELSCFLEDVKEKSGTNDDIIKLQEMLLSKISWGAYVKVDSVSKGIIMIKERLCRTRLLLILDNVDELEVMVNLLGECNWFALGSRVIITTRDKQVLNTLGKDHQIYELKELNQFESHELFNLHAFQKIEPKKDYSEVAEQIIHYANGLPLALKIIGSDLCGKSICEWKSALEKYKNIPHEKIQEKLKISYDGLGKIEKDIFLDIACFFKGFDRSYVANILDACKLYPGYGIGKLIDKCLITVGQSGNLWMHDLLQQMGREIVQQESEELGKRSRIWCFEDAYEILTTNMGSSKIRGIMCCSPQLITIPIEAKAFEKMKYLKFLMVRNVRICEELKYLPNGLILLQWPEFPFSLPSKYYPQQLVALEMPRSLIRLETTFKLGIQLKYLTYINLKRCESITELPELCAPSLEKLDLSYCQNLVKVHDTVGILDKLRIWKLQGCGKLQILPNNLRLKSLEEFLLMDCLRLEKFPNIHPKMKCLRDLNLRGSGIRELPSSIKCLTTLRFLDVKDCENLRYLPDDIYKLQLLIGLSIPTAKLRQTCDYLDSFSSYGFLVLDTVSFRGNKSIIELDFLMKPEYFPVLKSLDLYATNIVSIPESLSRFTTLQSLDMAKCKQLQEIPRLPQSVQVVVARNCYWRIFRDFSK